The Bacillus sp. Y1 genome has a window encoding:
- a CDS encoding aromatic ring-hydroxylating dioxygenase subunit alpha: protein MTLVVEGRLQDKVLENEWHPVYISSDLTDKPVGVMVMGERVSIYRSKKGVHAFRDLCIHRGAMLSEGYVVDDCLVCPYHGWKYDDAGKCVSIPAQSKDMKIPERAKAEVYHCQEKYGIIWVCLGEPTMELPYLEEFEDPSRKPLVCGPYDVKAAGTRVVENFTDFAHLMYVHGGLLGHPDYAELPDFTITKEKDRIFTSEVPIFQPVAHSGSEAREGTTYVYVKEVFRPMSARLSKRDAGTGQTLWILLTVLPLSEKECKVYMVVSRNYGFEVSDDDFIKFQDTIFQQDAWIIETQKPELLPLDLQAELNHKVDILSVAYRRWLKELGVTIGTV, encoded by the coding sequence TTGACACTTGTTGTAGAAGGTAGATTACAAGATAAAGTGTTGGAAAATGAATGGCATCCGGTCTATATCTCTAGCGATTTAACCGATAAGCCAGTTGGTGTCATGGTCATGGGAGAAAGAGTGTCAATCTATCGGTCCAAGAAAGGTGTACACGCCTTTAGGGATCTGTGTATTCATAGAGGGGCGATGCTTTCTGAGGGGTATGTTGTCGATGATTGCCTTGTTTGCCCTTATCACGGTTGGAAATATGATGACGCAGGAAAATGCGTAAGTATTCCTGCACAAAGTAAGGATATGAAGATACCGGAAAGAGCTAAAGCGGAAGTGTATCATTGTCAAGAGAAATATGGGATTATTTGGGTTTGTTTAGGTGAACCTACAATGGAATTACCGTACTTAGAAGAATTTGAAGACCCTTCGCGTAAGCCGTTAGTTTGTGGTCCTTATGATGTAAAAGCAGCTGGGACGCGAGTGGTTGAAAACTTTACTGATTTTGCTCATTTAATGTATGTTCATGGTGGATTATTGGGACACCCTGATTATGCGGAGTTACCTGATTTTACGATCACAAAAGAAAAAGATCGAATTTTCACTTCTGAAGTACCTATATTTCAGCCGGTAGCGCATTCTGGATCTGAGGCTCGAGAAGGAACAACTTACGTGTATGTAAAAGAAGTGTTTCGACCTATGTCTGCTCGGTTATCCAAACGAGATGCTGGCACGGGACAAACTCTTTGGATTTTGCTTACGGTACTACCGTTAAGTGAAAAAGAATGCAAGGTATATATGGTGGTATCCAGAAACTACGGTTTTGAAGTGTCAGATGATGACTTTATAAAATTCCAGGACACTATATTTCAACAGGATGCTTGGATCATCGAAACACAAAAACCAGAATTACTACCGTTAGATCTACAAGCAGAACTGAACCACAAAGTTGACATCCTATCCGTAGCATACCGGAGATGGTTGAAGGAACTAGGAGTTACAATAGGTACGGTATAA
- a CDS encoding ABC transporter substrate-binding protein, which yields MEVLMRVKYLLVGMVMLLVLAACGNAESSSSTSEANEDEVKDVKVVLNWFAKAQHGGVYAARENGLFEENGLNVTIEPGGPQVSSINMVASGKAEFGLAHADQIVIARNEGIELVAVASAMQGSPQAFMFHKGKGIEDFDELNGRKVFVQPGIVYWEYLKTQYDLSNVEELAHTGQHGNFIADENSVTQAFVTSEPYFMELDGVEVETKLISDAGYDPYNIVLYVTKDYLEENKETVKAFTTAFVEGWNLYKDSYEDINKVIQEDNPDIELESLKFEAEAQSEFVYGGDAAEHGVGYMTEERWATLVDQLNELKILEESFDANEIFTTEFLTE from the coding sequence ATGGAAGTGTTAATGAGAGTGAAGTATCTTTTAGTAGGGATGGTCATGTTGTTAGTATTAGCTGCTTGTGGTAACGCGGAGTCAAGTAGTTCTACAAGTGAGGCTAATGAAGATGAAGTGAAGGATGTTAAGGTGGTGCTCAACTGGTTTGCGAAAGCTCAGCACGGTGGAGTGTACGCAGCTCGTGAGAATGGCTTGTTTGAAGAGAATGGACTAAATGTGACCATTGAGCCGGGAGGACCTCAGGTATCTTCTATTAATATGGTCGCTTCAGGAAAAGCTGAATTTGGTTTAGCTCATGCAGATCAAATAGTAATTGCAAGAAATGAGGGTATTGAACTAGTTGCTGTAGCATCTGCTATGCAAGGTAGCCCACAAGCATTTATGTTTCACAAAGGAAAGGGAATTGAAGATTTTGATGAATTAAATGGAAGAAAGGTTTTTGTGCAGCCTGGGATTGTTTACTGGGAGTATTTAAAGACACAGTACGACTTGAGTAATGTGGAAGAATTAGCGCATACAGGTCAACATGGTAATTTTATAGCTGACGAGAATTCTGTAACTCAAGCATTTGTGACGTCTGAACCATATTTTATGGAATTAGATGGTGTAGAAGTAGAAACGAAGCTAATTTCTGATGCTGGTTATGACCCTTACAATATTGTGTTATATGTAACGAAGGATTACTTAGAGGAAAATAAAGAAACGGTAAAAGCATTTACAACTGCGTTTGTTGAGGGGTGGAATCTTTACAAAGATTCATATGAGGATATTAACAAAGTCATTCAGGAAGATAATCCAGATATTGAATTGGAATCATTAAAGTTTGAAGCAGAGGCTCAAAGCGAGTTTGTTTATGGCGGGGATGCGGCAGAACATGGAGTAGGTTATATGACAGAAGAGCGTTGGGCAACTTTGGTTGACCAATTAAATGAATTAAAGATTTTGGAAGAGTCATTTGATGCAAATGAAATTTTTACAACTGAGTTTTTGACTGAGTAA
- a CDS encoding ABC transporter permease, producing the protein MTSQTATTNRSKLVVESSITDKKKARGKVKGTIIGPVIALVIFLSLWQSIPVVFDIKPFILPKPTDVLQAAIDDWHLLWPAIQITVTESIIGFVISAIVGVGISILLASSRILEVSLYPYAVILQTIPVVAIAPIIVIWFGSGFNSIVIISFLIGFFPVVSNTLMGLNSVDKNMGDLFTLYNASKWQTMWKLRIPAAMPYMMSGLKISCTLAIVGAITGEFIAGIGGGRGGLGYAITVAAVQLKTPYLFACAITGAIFGIGFYLLVSSVSRFILKSWHESAMKVEK; encoded by the coding sequence ATGACCAGTCAAACAGCAACAACGAATCGTAGTAAATTGGTAGTTGAATCAAGTATAACGGATAAAAAGAAGGCAAGGGGAAAGGTGAAGGGAACGATAATTGGGCCTGTCATTGCTTTGGTGATCTTTCTGTCTTTATGGCAGTCAATTCCGGTGGTCTTTGATATAAAACCATTTATTCTTCCGAAACCGACAGATGTATTACAAGCAGCAATTGATGACTGGCATCTTCTCTGGCCGGCTATTCAGATAACAGTTACAGAATCGATCATTGGGTTTGTCATTAGTGCGATCGTAGGAGTCGGGATCTCGATTTTGTTAGCGAGTTCTCGAATATTAGAGGTAAGTCTTTATCCATATGCGGTTATTTTACAGACAATCCCGGTTGTGGCGATTGCTCCAATTATTGTTATTTGGTTTGGATCTGGATTTAACTCGATCGTGATTATTTCGTTCTTAATTGGATTTTTCCCGGTTGTATCGAACACATTGATGGGTTTGAATTCAGTTGATAAAAATATGGGTGATTTATTTACACTATATAATGCTTCTAAATGGCAAACGATGTGGAAACTTCGGATTCCGGCGGCTATGCCATATATGATGTCTGGGTTGAAAATTTCGTGTACGTTGGCGATTGTTGGTGCGATAACAGGGGAGTTTATCGCTGGAATTGGTGGAGGTAGAGGGGGTTTAGGCTATGCCATCACGGTAGCTGCTGTGCAATTAAAAACACCTTATTTATTTGCATGTGCCATTACTGGTGCAATATTTGGAATTGGTTTTTACCTTCTAGTAAGCTCGGTTTCGAGGTTCATACTTAAATCGTGGCACGAGTCAGCGATGAAGGTTGAAAAATAA
- a CDS encoding ABC transporter ATP-binding protein: protein MGAMQKEVVSFKGVDKIYNTGTVALSQLDLSIHEGEFISFLGPSGCGKSTALRMVAGLGEATKGKVEVFGQNPKDLIRNSNDIAYVFQDSNLLPWRTVLDNVVLPLELRGSNNNTRKEIAMRVLEMVGLKDYLKSYPRQLSGGMKMRVSIARALAAKPRLLLMDEPFAALDEMTRQSLQMDLLDIWKKEHTTILFVTHNVYEAVYLSSKIAVMSARPGRLASLIDVDLPYPRDRVNSAFTEYVDLASQSLECSLNRKELV from the coding sequence ATGGGGGCCATGCAAAAAGAGGTAGTATCTTTTAAAGGTGTGGATAAAATCTACAACACGGGTACGGTTGCGTTAAGTCAATTGGACTTGTCTATTCATGAGGGAGAGTTTATTAGTTTCCTAGGCCCTTCAGGTTGCGGGAAGTCAACCGCTTTAAGGATGGTTGCGGGTTTAGGTGAAGCGACAAAAGGTAAGGTAGAGGTGTTCGGGCAAAACCCGAAGGATCTTATTCGTAATTCAAATGATATTGCTTATGTATTTCAGGATTCGAATTTATTACCTTGGCGAACAGTCCTTGATAATGTGGTGCTCCCTCTAGAATTGAGAGGATCTAATAATAATACAAGAAAAGAAATAGCTATGAGAGTTCTAGAAATGGTTGGTTTGAAGGACTATTTAAAGTCCTATCCAAGACAGCTTTCAGGTGGGATGAAAATGAGAGTTTCAATCGCGCGTGCTCTAGCTGCTAAACCGAGGTTGCTTTTAATGGATGAACCGTTTGCTGCGTTAGATGAAATGACAAGGCAATCATTGCAAATGGATTTATTAGACATATGGAAAAAAGAACATACGACTATTTTATTTGTTACTCACAATGTATACGAAGCTGTATATCTATCCTCTAAAATCGCAGTTATGTCAGCGCGTCCGGGAAGGTTGGCTTCCCTAATAGATGTAGATCTGCCCTATCCAAGAGACAGGGTAAATAGTGCATTTACAGAGTATGTGGATTTAGCTTCTCAAAGTCTTGAGTGTAGCTTGAATCGAAAGGAGTTGGTGTAG
- a CDS encoding chromate transporter translates to MIYIQIFIAFFIPGIIGYGGGPASIPLIEHEVVSRYGWMTTSEFSEVLALGNALPGPIATKMAGYIGYEVGGVLGAVTGVLATITPSLFIMIVLLKLLFKYKDSPKVKRLSMIVLPAVAVLMASLTFDFFQTSYFSNGLWSTFVIAIVSLLLIERWKVHPAFVIVGGLVVGAIFLS, encoded by the coding sequence ATGATCTATATACAAATTTTTATTGCATTTTTCATTCCTGGCATTATTGGATATGGAGGTGGACCGGCATCCATTCCCTTAATTGAACATGAAGTGGTTAGTCGTTATGGTTGGATGACGACAAGTGAATTTAGTGAAGTATTAGCGTTGGGAAATGCGTTACCGGGACCGATAGCTACCAAAATGGCTGGTTATATTGGCTATGAGGTAGGGGGAGTGCTTGGTGCGGTCACTGGTGTACTCGCTACGATTACCCCTTCGTTATTTATCATGATTGTCCTACTAAAATTACTTTTCAAGTACAAAGATTCGCCGAAAGTGAAAAGATTATCAATGATTGTCCTGCCAGCAGTAGCTGTTTTGATGGCCAGCCTTACTTTTGATTTTTTCCAAACCTCCTATTTTTCAAATGGTTTATGGTCAACTTTTGTAATCGCTATTGTGAGTCTTTTGCTTATCGAAAGGTGGAAGGTGCACCCTGCCTTTGTAATAGTTGGAGGGTTAGTGGTCGGCGCGATTTTCCTAAGTTAA
- a CDS encoding chromate transporter: MLGFGGGPSTIPLVHKEVVGTFKWMNDQEFSDVLALGNTLPGPIATKMAGYIGYRVGGIKGMLNAVIATVLPTILLMLLLLTSFNKVKDHPRFEGMTNGVVPIVGVMMATLTWDFIKKTKQGFGWKKGVFLLLGSFIVMEILNVHPGIVIGGLLVIAVTISDKKEKIDIQVKGNSESL, translated from the coding sequence ATGTTAGGGTTTGGTGGTGGTCCCTCTACGATCCCGCTTGTACATAAAGAGGTGGTAGGGACATTTAAATGGATGAATGATCAGGAGTTTAGTGATGTATTGGCGTTAGGAAATACTCTTCCTGGACCGATAGCGACGAAGATGGCTGGATATATTGGTTACCGAGTGGGAGGAATCAAAGGTATGCTCAATGCTGTAATTGCTACTGTTCTACCAACCATTCTTTTAATGTTACTTTTATTAACTTCATTTAATAAAGTTAAGGATCATCCTAGGTTTGAAGGAATGACTAATGGAGTCGTCCCAATTGTTGGAGTCATGATGGCCACGCTAACTTGGGATTTTATCAAAAAAACAAAACAAGGCTTTGGTTGGAAGAAGGGAGTCTTTCTATTATTAGGTAGCTTTATCGTGATGGAAATTCTAAATGTGCATCCAGGAATTGTTATTGGAGGGTTATTAGTTATAGCAGTTACCATATCTGATAAGAAGGAAAAAATAGATATACAAGTAAAAGGAAATAGTGAAAGCCTATGA
- the ggt gene encoding gamma-glutamyltransferase, which translates to MYRSFHSSYRPTTMAPNGMITTPHYLASQAGMKVLQEGGNAIEAAIAAASTIGVVYPHMNGIGGDNFWLIYNSHNKELNALNSSGRSGELATIDFYKKQGLERIPPRGALAANTIPGAIAGWEKAFRYSIENMRGSFHWKELLHSAIRYAKDGYPVTPSQEYWTRVNLDETDNQLRHLQKYSEYKKIFTKSSGLSYCAGDVMKQPDLATTLEGIAEEGSELFYKGMLAKNITKDLNANGGILTDDDFASHHSDWVDPISVDYRGHTVYNLPPNTQGFASLSILNILNHFDVPSLTEGSSDYYHLLIEATKLAFEDRDRYLTDPDFSYIPLEEILSSKRGEELARKISFNKCNQLEKKLDPKGDTVWLGVVDCYGNSVSLIQSIYHEYGSGFIPKNTGIVLQNRGSFFSLNENDVNCLQPKKRTYHTLNPAMLFKGGDPYLVYGTMGGEGQPQTQAALVTRIIDYHYPVQAAIEAPRWLYGRTWGAESNSVKVEGRISSVISSELKEKGHEIESVSEFSDIMGHAGAILINPDSKIKYGGADPRGDGAALGY; encoded by the coding sequence ATGTATCGATCTTTTCATTCTTCCTATCGACCTACCACTATGGCACCGAATGGCATGATTACCACGCCTCACTATTTAGCCTCACAAGCAGGTATGAAAGTGCTGCAGGAGGGAGGAAACGCTATAGAAGCCGCCATTGCAGCTGCGTCCACCATTGGAGTTGTATATCCGCATATGAATGGCATAGGTGGTGATAATTTTTGGTTAATATACAATTCCCACAACAAGGAACTGAACGCGTTAAATAGCAGTGGCCGTTCTGGTGAACTTGCTACGATTGATTTTTACAAGAAGCAAGGATTAGAAAGAATTCCACCCAGGGGGGCTCTAGCTGCCAATACAATTCCGGGTGCTATTGCAGGATGGGAAAAGGCATTTCGGTATTCCATCGAAAATATGAGGGGAAGTTTTCACTGGAAAGAGTTGCTTCATTCTGCTATTCGCTATGCTAAAGACGGGTATCCAGTAACCCCTAGTCAGGAATATTGGACCCGTGTAAATCTAGATGAAACCGACAATCAGTTAAGACATTTACAGAAGTACTCTGAATATAAAAAGATATTTACAAAGTCAAGTGGTCTTTCCTATTGCGCAGGAGATGTAATGAAGCAACCAGATTTAGCAACCACATTAGAGGGGATAGCTGAAGAAGGTAGCGAATTGTTTTATAAGGGGATGTTGGCCAAGAATATCACGAAAGACCTTAACGCTAATGGGGGAATATTAACTGATGATGACTTTGCTTCTCATCATTCTGATTGGGTTGATCCTATTTCGGTAGATTATCGCGGACACACAGTGTATAATCTGCCACCTAATACACAAGGTTTTGCTTCGTTGTCCATATTAAATATACTAAACCATTTTGACGTACCATCTTTGACAGAGGGTTCATCCGATTATTATCACTTGCTAATTGAAGCTACTAAACTAGCTTTTGAGGATCGTGACCGTTATCTAACAGATCCTGACTTCTCCTATATCCCGCTAGAGGAGATTCTTTCCTCGAAACGAGGAGAAGAACTAGCTCGTAAAATTTCATTTAATAAATGTAATCAATTAGAGAAGAAGTTGGATCCAAAGGGAGATACAGTTTGGCTTGGTGTAGTTGACTGTTACGGAAATTCTGTTTCACTTATACAAAGCATTTATCATGAGTACGGTTCAGGTTTTATACCTAAGAATACAGGTATTGTCCTACAAAATCGAGGAAGCTTCTTTTCTCTAAATGAGAACGATGTCAATTGCCTTCAACCCAAAAAGAGAACCTATCATACTCTTAATCCTGCGATGCTGTTTAAAGGAGGGGATCCATACTTGGTGTATGGGACGATGGGAGGAGAGGGACAACCGCAAACGCAGGCTGCATTAGTCACAAGGATAATAGATTATCACTATCCCGTCCAAGCTGCCATTGAAGCTCCAAGATGGTTATACGGTCGTACGTGGGGAGCTGAATCCAACAGCGTAAAAGTAGAAGGGAGAATTTCTAGTGTTATCAGTAGTGAGCTAAAAGAAAAAGGGCATGAGATTGAGAGTGTATCAGAGTTTAGTGATATTATGGGTCATGCAGGTGCGATATTAATCAATCCGGATAGTAAGATAAAATATGGTGGTGCGGATCCGCGAGGAGATGGTGCGGCACTTGGTTACTAG